The genomic interval GGATAACATAATGTTGTGTGTATTACTGTAAAATGTACCCTTTAAGGTAATCGGTCACTTCTTGCTGGCGCTTTCTCAAGGCATCAAAGTGAGCATCGATATATCCAGCCGTCACATCTCCTTTAGGCAAGCCATGGTTTGCCAACATCTTGATATCATATGGGGATAACCCCGCAGCGTTTGCTGCCGTCATCCAAGTGTGCCGGAGCCCATGGATGCTGAATGGGACTTTCATAACGGCAGATTGATTTGGCTTTAATTTAGGCTCTGCTATATGCCCCGCCTGAGACTTGGGAGATGGAAACACCCAAGGGCTTTTAGAAACGAGCTTGCCGTTATCCGCTTTTCTTCTGTTAAGAATTTCGAGCATGAAGTCTGAAAGAGGTAACACAAAAGCACGTTCTTCCCCACCTTTAGGGCTTGGTATCAGCAAGGTGCCACTAGCTAGGTCAACATGTTCCCAGCGAATTTCCGCTGCGCTTTGCCGACGCAATCCAGAAAATAGAACAAATAAATAATAGTCGTTGCGGATGGGGTTTGGTAACGCTGTGACATCCTTATACCAATCAGCAAGTTGTTCCGCTGGGATAGCCGTCTTGCGTGGCTTCTCTTCAAACCAATCGACGTTGATTGTTGGGTTTGTTGGCAAGTCGGCATGTTGTTTCATGGCACGGTTATATGCGGCTCGGAACGCACGCATGGTAGAATTAGCAGCGTAGGTACCACTCTTTTTACCGATGCGGCGGTGGCGAGTATTGACTGTTCTCCGATCTATTTCTGCAAGGGGCTTATCCAGCCAATCCTTAAGGTGAAGACGCATGGAGTCGTTAAACCACTTGAGTGTTTTATCGGCTCTCTTCTTATTGCCGCCCAGATAGAGGTTCGCTGCTTCCTGTAATGTTATGGATTGCCCTTGTTCTGCCCGTTTCTGCTTGTTGGGGTTAATGCCCTTACGCATTAAAGCAATGGCATCGCCTGCTTCAGCCTTGGCCTGTGATGTGGTCATGTCGCCATGCCGACCAAGCGTTACCCTCACTGTACGTCCCCCTATGTCCCGCTGGGCGACATACGTTTTTGTCTTGGCGCTAACGAGAACACCAAACCCTTTCATGCTTCCGTCCATATAGAGCACTTGCCCCTTTGGTGGATGGGGAAGTTGGTCAACGCTGCCTTTAGTTATTTTGATAGTTGCCATTTTAATAAGGTTATAATAAGGTTTCTGTGTAAAGCTTGGTAAAAGACCCTAAAAGTCTAACCATTAAAATACACCTGAATACCTCAGTTAGAAAGCCTTATTAAAAAATAATAAAAGGCAGTAAAAGGTAGCCCCGCTAACTCTTAATCAGCGGGTCGTGGGTTCGAATCCCTCAGCGCCTACCAAATAAACCCTTGATTTCATTAGTGAAATCAGGGGTTTTCTTTTTGTTCTTTCCGAATTTATTGCGACGGTTTGCAGCCGGTTTGCAAAAACCGTTCATTTTGTGTTCTCTTAGCGAAGGATTTTTAGGGGTTGATAGCGTTGAGACATGAGTATTTCACTATGAAATGAGGTTGAAATACGGATGTCCGGAATCAGGGGGCTAAGCGGAAGTGAAATAGGGTAGGGCCTGATTTCTGAGTTTGACCCAATCCGGACTATGGACCCTAAGAATTGGTATTCGAATTCCACCACCCCTTGACAGTAATCAACCGCAACCACCACCGGACTTGTCTCGTCCGATCTGCATGACGATGCGTGGTGTGAACTTCAATGCCTCGTTCTCGATCGGGCTGGGAGCGCACGAGGCGTAGCGATCTCCCAGAACCGCGTCAAACACGTAGTGCAACTGATCATCGCCTTCAACCGCCGAGACTATTTTCTGCAAGTTGTCTGTCTCGCCAAAGGTTTCGATCCAGTTGTTGACCCCGCCTTCCAGCACATAAACATTCTGCACGCCACTAGCGACCAGATGTTTCCAGGCTTGCACGGCGGCTTTTTCGTCGTTGCTCATGGTGATGAACACCGTGTTGGAGGGGGGCTCAGCCAGCAATTTCTGCACCACGTCGGGCAATCGCTCCATCGGCACATGCTCCGCACCATCCAGGTGGTACAAGTTGAAATCGATTTCGTTTCGCACATCCAAATACACCGGCTTGAGCGATTGTTGGTATTGCACCTTGAACGCCTCTGCCGGGGAGACAAATGCAAGGCGCTTGGCCAACATCTCGTCTGCTGAATACTCGTGGGTCACGGGATCGGCTTTGCCATTGTCCTTGGAGGCCACCGTTTCGGTGCGCTTGAAGGTCAGTTTCTGGTAGTTGTCTTCCAAGGTCGGGCTACCAATCATCACCACGCCAACCGCCGCCGCCGCCAAAACGACAGCACCGACCTTCCGCAGCCCCGGCTCATTGCGCAGGTCTTTCTTGCCATTGATGCGCTCGAGCTGTTCGGCGCCCCAGAACGCCAGAATCGCCACGAGAACGATGATCAATACGATAACCGGGGCCGGCAGGCCAAACAGCTGATCCAGTGTGAAACGCCCCAGGTAGCCTGCGTTGTTGTGCCAATAGTCGAATTGCAGCTCCGTCTCGGCAAAGAACGCCGCGCCAACAAAACCACCGGCCATGAACATCATGCCGTCGATGCGGCCTGTGGATGATGAGGCCAGCGAGGTCGTCGGGCAAAAACCGCCAATGATGAATCCTACGCCCATAATCAAGCCACCGACGATCCCCGAACCAAGGTAGGTGGGGTTGACCCAGATCAGGTGCAGGTCGAGGATACCCAGGCCCACAGCGCCGAACAACAGTACGGACGCCACGGCAATCGCGGTGAACATCACCTTGAGTACCGTAAATTCGCGAAAATAGAACTGAGCTGCCAGCTTACGCGAGTCGCCAAATCCGGCGCTTTCCAGCGTGTAACCAAATGCGACACCCACAAGCGCAAACACCAGGTATGACACCGGGTTGTCAACACTTACGGAGGAGAGCATCTCGAGAGGGAATGTCATGATCGGCTCCTTATGTCTGCAGACTAATCACGCGATCAGTTCCAAAGCTTGCGCACGAAATGCGCCAACAGATACGCACTGGCAAAAATGGACAGCATCACCACCCAGGAGCCGACCGAGAGCGTGGCCCCTCCAGATAATGCCTGTCCCGACGTGCACCCCCGTGCCATGCGTGCACCATAAAGAAAGATCATGCCGCCCAGAAAGGCCATGGCCAGACGCGTGCCGTCGGAAATGTTAGGGCCTTTGTTGATGACGAACTTAAGACGGCCGTTCAACAGCCCTGACAAGAAGCCACCGAATAACGCGCCAAAAAAAACCGGCAAAATCCAGTCGTTCAAGGGATTGTGGTCGCCACCGGCCATCTTCAGCAGGTACGGCGTGTTGTCCACATGGGTGGGCGCAATGATGTCAACGATCGCTGCGTCCAGTCGGCTGGTGGCACCCGAAGAGCCCAGGCCGTTTCCGGTGAGCAGGAACGCAAGGAAAAGCACGATGCCCAAAATGGCCCCGGCGAAATACGGGTGCAAATAAGCCTTTTCGGGTCTGTTGAATAAATTACTCATGGTTTCCTCCTTGGCAATTTTCCAAGCTCATTGATTTCATGAATCTTCGTGGTCTTCGACTTCTTCGACACCAGTCACCATCGCGCGAATGCCTTCAAGTGGGGTGAGGCCGGTGGTGGTAAGGTAGACATGGCCGACGATAAAGGTGGCAAACAACCATGCCAGCAGTGTGTGCAAGGGCGCCAGAACTTGCAAGCCACCCACCATTTCAGCCAAGTCCGGCTGGTACTGAATGCCCCACATCAACGCACCGGTGATGATCTGCAGGGGCAGCAAACCGTTGAGTACACCGAAGTACGTGAGCTTCTGGATTGGGTTCATGCGATCATTAGGCAATTTCTCGAACGGGTGCGGTTCACCTTTGAATATGCCCGAGATGTAGTACTTGGCCTGCAGGATCGAATCGTCGATGAATCCGTGCGGACGTGGCAGATATTCGCGCATGCGCTCTGTGGCCAGGTGATAGAACAACGACAGCGCGGCATTGACCGTCAGCAACACGGTAAGCACGTTGTGCAACGTCACCATCGCCGGGAACGAGATCAACGAGAACAAGTCGGGCCTGTGGATCACGATACCCGTGGCAAGCAGCAGCACAATGCTGGTCGCCTGCAACCAGTGCCAGAAGCGGCGGTAGGCGTCATACATATGAACCGGATGGGTTTCCAGCGGTGCATGAAGGTTCTTGCGACCGGTCAGAAATCTGAACAACGCATGGCCCAGCACACCCAGCAGTGTACCAAAGAACGCCAGCAGTCCGACGACATCGACCCAAGCAATGCGGTTGGCACCGAAGAGGTAGAGACCATCGGCCATCGGAACGGGCTGATAGGATAGCGAGCCATTGTCGGCACGTTGCACCAAGCCCTTAGGCGTGGCGTTGCCCCTGGGCGCCATATGCGGCAACACGGGTGCAAAGCCAGCCAGTTCCATGCCTTGCTGCACAAGAGAATTATCACCGTGGCAGGCCGTGCAATCGCCGAGCGCAAACTTGCCACGCGCCACACCGTGATTGATGGCAAATGGTTGCACCTGACCATCCATACGCGGATTGTTTAGGCCCAGCGCCTTCAGGCGACCGGCTACAGCCGTCTCTTTGGCCGAGCTGTCGATGCGAAGTTCCTTTGCATCAAGTTGGCCATTCTTGTCGGCGTCAAACACCTCCATGATGGACGCCAAGTATACACGGTCTGGGCCGTTGGTATTGCCGAAATAGGCCATCTGCAGATCCTGCAGCCGCACGGGCCGGGTGTTGCCTTTGGAGTCGTTGTAAATCCAGTAGAACGATGTGATCAGGTTGTATGGCGCCAATGACGTCGCACGGTCTTGACCGATCTCGCGACTGATCAACACCGGTGTGAAGCCATCCACCAATGAGCGCATGTCACCCGGGTCCCCTTGAATACCACGACAGGTCTTGACCGGCTCGGCGTTGGCGGTGAGCACGGTCCAGTCGTACGACGCGATGGCCGGTGCATGTTGGTGCGGAATGTGGCAGGACTCACACGCCACGGTGGACATGTGGGTTTGCACATAAGGCAGCCAGGAGGCGTGGCTGGCATCGGCGTCGTGACAATTGGTGCAGCGGCGCATTTCATCATGGCCGGCTTTCGAGGCGCTGTTCGCACCCGGGCCGCGAGCGAAATCGTGATCGGGTTTGATCAGGTAGTCGCCGATGTCCACCGTGCGCGGATCGTAGAGCAAGTGCTTGCTGGCCCGATTGCTTAAGACACCACGGGCGTGCGCCGGGTTGTTGCGCGAGTGGTGGCAGTCGGTGCACTTCAACTGACGTTCGGCATGAATGTCCCAGGGCCGGTTGAGGGTGTTCTTATCCGCCAGGTTCATGCCGGACAAGTGCATGCGTTGGCCCGAAATCACCTGACCGGTTAAAGCCGTCTGCGGTTGCGACGGATCACACGCGCTCACCTGCAACGGCGCACCGCGGGCACCTTGATGGGCCAAGCCATGGCAGGCTGCGCAGTTCTCGTTGGTAGGGTCTTGAATGCCGAGTTTTTGACTATCGAGCAAATCCGTCGCAAGGAAGGCCGCGCTATTCCAGTTCCAGTCTTTGCCATCGGGTGCGCGCTCGACAATACCCAGTCCTTCGAGCGTGGCGGTATTGGCCGCGCCAAAAGAGCCATCTTTAATGGCCTGTTTGCGGGCCTTCAGATTGGGCCTGGCGATATGGCACAGGAAGCAATTCACCTCCATGGTGCCGGAGGCTTTCCAGTCCCAAAGCAGGTTGCTGCCGTCATCAGCCAGCAACGACGCCTCGGGGTTTGTTGCATCAGGAACGACGTCCAGCAACGCCGAACCTTTGCGCGACGTGGTGGCGGGACCGCCGCCCACCACACGGTCGCCCCGCGTCATTAACCAGCCGGAGGTAGACAAGTCCAGCAACTCATCACCCGAACGCGAGAGATAACGGTAGCTCAGCGGATCCCAGTGACCGAAATAGCCCAGGCCACCGTCCCATTTCTCTTGAGACATGCCGAAACTATTCAGTCCAAGATCCACGTGGAAAGCGTGTTTGGCGATGTAATCGGTATCGTGACACTGACCACAGGTCTGCATGGTCGACACAGACTGGCCGCTGTGCAACACGTTTTCACCCTGGGCATCCAATAAAGCTATATCGGGGTGCAACGGCTTCGCGGCAGCCACGGTTGTCCACACCACGAAAACTGTCAGCGATATCAGCGTTAAGAGTGAAGAGATACTGGCGCGCAGGGCCCATGGGCGGCTGAAATGGCTCATGGCAGTTTCCTTCCACCCCAGAGAATGGGGTCACCCGGATAGCCCAGTGCCGCCCAATCGAGTCGCGTGGAATTGGTCGACTGATTGGCCGCGCTGTCATGACAGTCTGCGCATTGCAGCGCCGAATCCGTTTTTTCGACCATATGGGTCGTCGCCCAGTACATCACGGTTTTGGTGAAGCCGTATTGGCCACTGTATTTCAGGCCGGTGATGGGTGTGGACAGTTCAAACGCCTTATCCCAGCTCCAGTCCTTCCAGTAACCACCTTCTCCCGAGGTGATGGGTTGCAACAGGTAAT from Rhodospirillaceae bacterium carries:
- a CDS encoding integrase family protein, producing the protein MATIKITKGSVDQLPHPPKGQVLYMDGSMKGFGVLVSAKTKTYVAQRDIGGRTVRVTLGRHGDMTTSQAKAEAGDAIALMRKGINPNKQKRAEQGQSITLQEAANLYLGGNKKRADKTLKWFNDSMRLHLKDWLDKPLAEIDRRTVNTRHRRIGKKSGTYAANSTMRAFRAAYNRAMKQHADLPTNPTINVDWFEEKPRKTAIPAEQLADWYKDVTALPNPIRNDYYLFVLFSGLRRQSAAEIRWEHVDLASGTLLIPSPKGGEERAFVLPLSDFMLEILNRRKADNGKLVSKSPWVFPSPKSQAGHIAEPKLKPNQSAVMKVPFSIHGLRHTWMTAANAAGLSPYDIKMLANHGLPKGDVTAGYIDAHFDALRKRQQEVTDYLKGYILQ
- a CDS encoding YeeE/YedE family protein; translation: MSNLFNRPEKAYLHPYFAGAILGIVLFLAFLLTGNGLGSSGATSRLDAAIVDIIAPTHVDNTPYLLKMAGGDHNPLNDWILPVFFGALFGGFLSGLLNGRLKFVINKGPNISDGTRLAMAFLGGMIFLYGARMARGCTSGQALSGGATLSVGSWVVMLSIFASAYLLAHFVRKLWN
- a CDS encoding YeeE/YedE family protein, which produces MTFPLEMLSSVSVDNPVSYLVFALVGVAFGYTLESAGFGDSRKLAAQFYFREFTVLKVMFTAIAVASVLLFGAVGLGILDLHLIWVNPTYLGSGIVGGLIMGVGFIIGGFCPTTSLASSSTGRIDGMMFMAGGFVGAAFFAETELQFDYWHNNAGYLGRFTLDQLFGLPAPVIVLIIVLVAILAFWGAEQLERINGKKDLRNEPGLRKVGAVVLAAAAVGVVMIGSPTLEDNYQKLTFKRTETVASKDNGKADPVTHEYSADEMLAKRLAFVSPAEAFKVQYQQSLKPVYLDVRNEIDFNLYHLDGAEHVPMERLPDVVQKLLAEPPSNTVFITMSNDEKAAVQAWKHLVASGVQNVYVLEGGVNNWIETFGETDNLQKIVSAVEGDDQLHYVFDAVLGDRYASCAPSPIENEALKFTPRIVMQIGRDKSGGGCG